The window TCAATTGGAATTAATAATGGAATAGACAATTCTCTTCACCATTTATCTTAAACGCAAATGTTGTACTACAACTTTGAATGACCCGATAAAATTATGTAGCCAAAAAACTCCCATTTGAGCAATTTTAGTCGTGTATCATTACCAAGcacaaagaaaaaggaaatgtagacatctatggaaaaataaatactactatttcggtaaggtatcgcactatatcgaaaatttgatattttcgatattttcTCAATACGATAAGGCCGATAATTTGGTATTTCAGTACTTTTTCCCAGCCCTAACTCTATGGTCTATTGGAACATCCCCAATAAGACAATATTTAAAGAGTATTACCTAAATTGAGCGGGAAAAGAGATGAATTTTATAGCGCCTTAGTATTGGGTGAAAGAGTAGTGCCCAGACTTGCCATTTCAATGAGTCAAATGACTAACAATCTGAGCAATTTTATGACTTAGTTGGGTGGGGGAACTAAATAAAAAGCGAGCAATCTTGACAACTTTGGACTCTTCGGACAAATCTCCACAGGTAATTGGCCTCCTTTGTTATTTGTTAATGGTTTTCTAGTTAGCGTGTCTTGTTGCTTGATTTGTTGGTGTATTTTTGCTGAGCTATGGTTCTCATTGAAAGGGAGCAAAccatatcccacatcggagaatgaacaagaATTGCAAGCATATATAAGGGCTACCCcaactccattagtatgaggccttttggggagtaccccaagagcaaaaccgtgagggctttgcccaaagcggacaatatcatactaatgtggagtttCGGGTGTGCACCACCGAGTCCCAACAGTCATTTATGCTTGTTGTTGGTTCTTTTGGTTTTAGTTGTTATTCTTGTTCAACTTTCATGCTTGCcattctatatatattgacTCTGAGCATTTTATTTTCCGTAATAAAAGAAATCCGACataaaaactacaaatttttagacatatatgcatttttttttctcgaccaataactaaaaataagtaactctatttgagtttttttatttgacagTGTAGTAAGAAGACACGACAAAGAAATGAACGTAATGACTTTCAAGACATATATACACTTCTTATTTAGTCATATTTCTATTTGGGTTGTCGCATATAAtgagtgattttttttttttgcaaaattcaACACACTTAAGCTCTctcactttactctctcttttattttataatctcatactttattttttctcctactttattctctcatattaatttatcatcaCTCCACTTAACTACTATATATGCAGTggtattctttaattttcgtgacaaaaaaaatacctcaACACTAATAAGACGGAGGGCGTATCAAAAATAGCACATTGTcattatttggaaaaaaactTAAGAACTTGGACAATCAAGTAACAAGAAAAGTTGTTGTAATCGGGCTAACCTAACCCACTTGGTCTCATGGGCAATCATATCAACCTTTTCAAGCTAAAAAATGTTTGTCGCAACTTGCAATTACCCTCTTATTTAAACTCGACATTACTACCCAGCATAGCACACACTTGTCCTCTCATGATGGACAGTAAGCTGAAAACCACATAcactaacaaaaataattaacccACTTAATGAATGTCTCATTCAGTATTTGCTATTATTATACAATGCTTCACGATAAAAAAGTGACACGCAATACTCGACTAGTACGACaataggagtatatgttagtagtataaccttttttttatggttaaaATATGTATAGGGTAAAACTTGTACTACTGtgtaaaattaaacatattaaaagTGAGCTGTTAATCATGGCAACTGCATAGGATGTGGTTTGAATCATTTATCTCTAAGATTTTATGTCTCGATCGTATTccaatattagtactatatattatatatataataaatcatatttaaCATTTATCACATCATGTGAAATATCTATGTACTTTCTTCCAATATCTCTTCACACAATTGATCTCAATagatatattttgtaaaatttattattaacagattcatactattaaatttcatttcattcaagaaaatgattaaataaattaaatagtgaactctaattaataatcttaaatttatactttaacaacaaattataattaaagaaaaaataatttaaaacccCCCTAAAAAGATTTTGTAAGtgatattttgataatattgtACCAATAATTATTGTTCTTtacttaaaaagaaaataaattgttgtTTCCTTAATACCACCACCACCCTCCCTTTGTCTATAAATTCTCAAAAAGATTTTCACAAATCGAAACGCCCTCTCTCCTCTCCTATCCAAAGAGATGGTGGACATCCCCGTCGTAGATTTGTCAGACGCCATTAGTGCTAAGAAGCTAATAGTTGAAGCCTGTAAAGAGTTTGGATTTTTTAAGGTTATCAACCATGGAATCTCAAGGGAGCTGGTTGCCATGTTAGAATCCGAGGCTGTCAACTTCTTCGCACTACCCCAACATGAAAAGGACAGGTCCGGCCCTCCCAGCCCGTTCGGTTACGGTAACACTAGAATCGGGCCCAACGGTGACACAGGCTGGCTCGAATACCTCCTCCTCTCCGCCCACCCCAAACTCATGTTCCAAAAACCCCATTTTTCCACAATTTCAGAACCATTCTGGTAAACAGTATactttatccaaaaaaaaaatattcttatgttttaatttccATTCTCTTAAATTAGTCTCataatactaaaaatggaaagttttctATAACAAAACACTACATTACCATTTTGAACAACAATATTTTAGCCTTGAAAACTCTGTGTAATCtcattttgcattaaaacttgtgtcataTTATAACTAAATTGTGAGATGACCAGGCTTGTGATGGGAGAGTACACCTCAGCTGTGAGGCAACTACTGATGGGTGTTCTCGATGATATTTGTGAGGAGCTGGGAATCGGTACTGCTCTAAGCAGGCTGATCGGGGACGAGAGAAGTGATTCGTGTTTCCGGGTGAATCACTATCCGCCGTGCCCAGCATTGAATAAGATCGGATTTGGTGAGCATACAGACCCTCAGATCATGTCTGTTTTGAGATCATGCGATGCTCCGGGCTTCCAAATTTGTCTCAAGAATGGTTCCTGGGCTTCCGTCCAATCTGACCCTAACGCATTCTACTTCGCTGTTGGAGATACTCTCCAGGTAAACTCATATCTTGCTACTACTAGATGATGCAGAAACGTATAAAGAATGACTGACCTGATCATAGATAATTTGAAAAACCCTAATACGTTGAAAACgaaaaatattcttattaatGAAAATCTCTTCAAAACAAAGACTTCGCTatataaaattgcataaacgacccaaaaggaaataaaacataaactagaaaattaaattaagtcgggaaaaataataaattgtctTTTTTGTCCTTTAAACGATGTTGGATGACcaaaatttcaagtcattccGACACAAAACGTTTTCAGCGTCGCCAGTATTCATAGAatactaaatatttataaaactgAGGGGATTTCGTCTCTGTGTGGTGGCATGCAGGTTATGACCAATGGGAGGTTTAAGAGTGTGAAGCATAGAGTGGTGACTAATTGCATCAAATCAAGGTTATCAATGATATATTTTGGAGGGCCACCATTGACCGAAAAGATTAGACCAATATGCTCATTAATGGAGGAAGGCGAAGAGAGCATGTATAAGAAATTCACTTGGTCCGAATACAAAAAATCAGCTTACAAGTCAATACTGGGTGAAGATAGGTTGCAGCGATTTCACAAAAACAAGTGATGTTAGTTATTGacgtatttaataaataaattaattacgtTAATAACCACTTTTAAtgctaaatttttaattaatgctgttacaattataattatcaaatttagaaATTGCATAAATACAAAGTGAACTtatcctattttttctccCACTTCAAAGATGATCTGGAAAAATAAgtttacaatttattttttttgaaaaaaaaaaagatatacacatgcacaaaatgtcaacaatgtTAACCAGTAGTGCTTTAAAAGTGGTAAACAACATATTAGTACTAGGATGAtgtaatttacaaattacataCTAGTACAAATTATAGCTTAATTTACCCATCTCtcatttaaatacaaaaagatttataaaataataaagtatactagtatttttataGTACAAATTTGATGGtctcaataatatttttctaagaTATTAcaataatacttaaaaaataaaaaaaagagctTAGTGATGTTGATAAGCTCAATTAATCATGTGAAGTATCATCGTCCAACTTGTTTTTACTTCCTCGGCTTTAAAGGACAAAGTACCCAAAACATACATCGAAATTACTTTAGAGAACAACCATCAGACGCTTTCAAAAAATGCATTCCTGGCAAAACGAATTATTTTCCCCTAATTCTAAAGCAGCCATTTCccttattttggaaaattgaaaattttacacaagcaaatatattttactactatgTTTCATCACAATGTCAcgaatataactaaaatatagtatatcatGGAAATGGATTTGTAATAAATACACCataaaatgtcatttttattggaGCAGAATAAATGGTTAGTCGGTTATCAGTTATGCCATAATACGATTTTGATTTGGTCCCAGATATTAATGATTATCAGTTATAAACGATAAGCAAAAGTAAcgataaaaattgaatatttaattaaatattaaaaattatattttactttcaaCTACCAATCAATTGGGTCGATCCATCAGCCCAAATATGAAATCTTAGCTTATAAACCGATAAAAAAAggttcaaatcctaatttatttCCTCTATTTTTGCATAATAGCAGAATATCTTTGTTCATTGTATCAACGGTTAATGTGGGATGCAGtcaaaagaaatagaaaatgttataataatttgtttaaaatttcgATGACTATAAACCATGATGCATTTTTATCAACCTATAATGTTACTGAAGATGTACGACGCTATTACAGTATAGTTATGATAAACAAAAGTATCATATCCACGGATACtaataatctaattttaattactacttGAACCTCTCATATTATCTAGACTACTAGATGTGAAAATTCATTACTAGCTAGGAGCATTAAAACTGAAAGTAACTATTTAGAAACTAAGAAAGCAAACAAAACCCTGATAtcttcaatttaataatggaATTCAAAATGCATGCATTGATTTCATTAGTTTTccattaaattaatcattcGTTCAACACCTGTTATGACTCAAGTTTTTACTATGATCGTGATTCCGATTTTACCCTATTTTGGGTTTTagatttgatatattttgatcATTTATTACTTGAATGTAGCTTGATAATATCTATATCcttatatttttggatatttttatcctattaccatttttcgattttaggggcaaaattatttattgattatctACTAGTTAGTATGTGAAATTCAAAGGGTACCTGAAATGATATTGAATACTAAAAcgatcaaaatcaaatttacagAGAAGGTAGCCTATGAAGTACTAGTACTTAATATCGTTTCAAGTACCATCTGAATGACGTATATTAGTGGATATAATCAATGGACAATATTTCCCctcaattcaaaaaatactaaaagaacaaaaatgtCTAAAACAATGTAAACGTCcataaaatgtgattatctATATGCACAAGAACTACCCATGATGTTAGAATTCACTAGCtaccaaaataatgaaaatattgtttcaattgttcaggaatataatttatagcagtttattcattttttttaaaaatggagaTTTTTTGTCCTTTGTGCCCATGGCCCCAAAATGGCGAAATCTTACCCACGACCCTACATAAAATTTATCCTCcataaatagaatgaagtatGAAATTCAAACAAAGGCGATTTAACATTTGTAGTTTGGAACTTGCATATTGGTGAAGGTACATGAACCTTTCGACAGGATCCTAAAGTTTTTATGGTGACTTGGCTTTTCACATTGATTTATACATAgacatagtagtagtattatttcttaataatgCTATCAATCATTGTCTTTTAGTGGAGCTTACCATATCACTTCAACTTATATAAATAGACACAGCGTGCTTCAGAAATTATACTTTTTCACCTTCAAAATTTCCCAACATAGCCATCGAACTCTCGAGACAATTTCTTAGATATTTGATTTCAAAGATTCGTGGATTTCTTGAGTCTCTTCTTTTAAactcaaatactccctccgtccacaaagaATATGCGCTTTGGGTTCGACACAAGTTTTAACACAAAATTgctaaagtaagagagaggtagagagaaaaagtaattaaagtattgttagtggagagtgagacctacctcattagagagaaaatagtttctaaaattaaaaaattatatattcttgtaggacggactaaaataaaaagaatgcatattcttgtaggacagaggaagtatatagTGTAACTCTTTAAACATGTATACACCCGTTTAGTCATAAGCAAGATGCTTTTTTGGATacaagattttgaaaataatagtaggtatttaaaatgttaagtgaaaagagaataacaaAGTTTTAAAGTGTGCATTTCCTTGTCTTATTTGAGAAATTAGTTTAGTGGAAAGAGTATAACAAAGATTTAGCGTATGTGTTTTAATGTCTTGTTGTAGCAAATGGTAAAATATATCAAGGATAACTACTTCAAGGTTAGATTAAGATATAATAATAACACAAGtccttaaaaaaatactactactataattatagtagaaatttgagtaacttaaaaaaaatacataatgtGTTGTATTTCCAGCAAGTGCATTGAACTGGATGTGAAAACATTAGAGTAACAATCAATATTCATTATGATGTATTCCATTGTAGGCGACAAGATTAAAAAACTATCTTGGGCAAAATGCCACATAATCTCATAGTGAAGtttgatttgtaatttttttcattcaactTTTATCTAtgtgtaataataataataataattatggTAAGAACTTAGACAAGTtagatggagtattagttagtAGTATAAGCTTATCTTTctactttaaatattttatagtcTAATCCTCTCCATTAATTTTACCACTCTAAGTCTCTAACTATGTAGACACCTTAAATTGGTAAATTGAAATCACGTTTACCAACTTTTATCCCTCACACCCCCTCTAAAACCTTCTATTTAAgtataatttacaaaatgaaagataattatattCAGAAATATCCACATTTGATGATTCATGATAATAGTTTAGATAGCTAATTGAGCACAATGGGCCATATCATCAAATATGGCGGAACAAAATTTTGTGTAACACActtttataaatcaaaatttgtaagAGATGTCAACTATTTAGTGGCATAcatatttgttaattataaatctatCAGTTTATGAGATTCAATTGGTATGAGATtgtctaaaattaaattattttaataattaatttaatttgttgcatttgAGAGACAGATTCATAAGACAAATTTGATACTATAATGAAAAACCTATCACAATAATATGTATATCTTCGAgcggggagtgttatattcctaactcataacttaattgctaactacaactaaataatagccattagatattcaaattaagggcttagatcattaatccttaaatgtcaatacgatcaacgaaaaacgtcaataagaccataggattaattccaaaaaaatcaataggggtattaatgtcaattaactacatgtttagttataactaacttttaaaaaaatcccaaaactttaaattcatataacatatatcaaattaaagataatttcataaggattccaatgatatcctacatgcatatgttccgacgtcaaaatttgaaaaaaaaattgaatttttttatttttttcgtacaagcagaaatgtcaacatactatataaaatatgttaatataatacatgtagaatgtcaatataagcaatgggttaacattcttaaagcattgtgttgacattctcaaaggattgtgttgatattttcaaaacactatattgacatttcatccaaaatcctaatttgaagtttttttttatctttttatattttattaataaaaacgaaaattacacgtggcaaattgtagactacacattttctaaaatcctatggccttaaattagttgtagttagcaattaaatgatgagttagcaattgatcactcccctctTCGAGTAAATCTAACCTAAtaacatattattataaactatTCATTCCATCTTATAATAATAGAACTTTGGAGAttgcatgaattttaatactaaaccagtaaagtaagagatagataaaaagaaaaagtaatcaaatttttgccagtgaaaaatgagattcactttataaaagagaaaaatattactaaaaatggaagtAAACTcattttgtgggacaaattaaaaataaaagaaagcgaagacttttttttttttttaaacaaaggGAGCGTAAAACTTGTCTAATTCACCAATGACCAATCCAACATCCCAATGGCGCCTACTTACacgaaatataattaaatgaaaattcttGACATGTTTATAGCAATCTCACACAGTTACCAATCATGTTATCGTAGAATCAACATAAAAGCAATTTGGTGAATACTTTTTGATGAAAgtaattcaagaaaaaaatctAGTTTAGCATCCGAGGATCGATCTCGTGCTATATGcaaatattaatgtattaGCTAGGACCATATCAtgtcattttttcaataaataatcgAGACACAATGTGGGTGTAACCTTTTCATCGATGcattaaagaataaattttatactactttgatttgtagtataaattttgtggataaatttagaaaactatttaaataagaaacaaaaaatgaagaaataatttacATCAATTTTCCAAGATAAAGAAGGCTGCAAAAGCTCTATTCTCAGGGCCTAAGTGAGGCCTAATTAAGTAGATATTGGCCCATTTAATCCATCTAAATTCTAAACTGTATAATATGGGCCTTGTTGTAAAACCAGTAATACATTTGTTGTAgcctatttattttattttccaacttTATTAAATATGTCAGGTAACATCATGACCTcatatttgttgattatgttGTAGTTTGAGACGGTAGGAGTTtatgatgaaaaatattactataaatattcaacaatacttatttaaattcgaaaaaaaatctcagttttccatttaattaaccatttaaatacaataaaatcttttattaaagaattaaacacTCACTGATTACACTCCAGATTCTTCCACCTCTTCACCGCATCAATATCACGAGCTGattttcctcatttttttattaatggtttcaatttctctctcattaatATTCGCCTGAAAAGCGAAGGAGAAGCACATGCTCGATCTCCGCACTCTCACTGCATAGAGTGTGACGATCGGAGATCAGAAATCACACGCATCTGCTTgggtgcgtgtgtgtgtgtgtttatgcGCTAGAGACGGCGGTATCAGCGACCGCGGAGCATTGTCCAATCGGCAATCGATCTACATCTCTTTAATGGCCGATGAGCCTATGCCTACGCGCTGGTCGTTTCAGGTAGCTCTTTTTTACTCTCTCAATTCCGCTTTTCTCAATGCTGCATCTACGATGGCGACGTTGTGTGTTTTAGTAATTTTGCGTTGACTTGTGCTTTGAATTATTGCTCCGGTGAATCATTcgcattttttttcaatttctgtATTGGTGGAGCTGAACGTAGGTGTACCTTAGGCTTCGATTGTTGTACTTACGAGCTTCGTTGCTCCTCTGATTTACATTTCATTGTGTTTTGAGTGTGAATGCGTGTGGTTTGCTTGTAGTCGCTGGAGTTATTCGGAAGTACTTGATGAATCATGAGTGCGTGGTGAATCGAATTAACCAGACTCAACTGCGAGTCTTCGAAATGAATTTTCGTCgaattgttgttgttttctttgtcTGTCTCAATTCCTGCATTCAGGAGCTGAATGAGTGTACCCTATGCTTTCGATTGTTGTACGACAACGAGCTTCGCTGCTCCGCTGATTTACATTTCACTTGTTTTGGAGTGTGAATCTGTGTGTGTGGCTTGGCTGCTTGATAGTCATTGGAGTGATTCTGAAGTGCGGTAGTAGTTGATGGATCAATATGACCAGACTCAGttcatgaatatttattgCTCTTCCTTGATATATGTACATGCATATACTGTATAGAAATGAGAATTATATGCTAATGACCCAACTTTATGTGTTTGCTGTGTGAGTTCCATTTGTAGGAGTGGTTAAAGGGTAGTACTGATggttatataaaatttatttgttgggtGTACAATATAggaatttaaattgttttatgattCCAAGTTTGGGAGGAAGAGGGAGTCCGAGCAGAAAGATGCAACTGCAAATGGTCAAATTGTGCCTAATGGAGATCAATCAAATGGAACGACCAATGGAAGTACCAGTGTGAAGAACACGTCTGACTTGGCTATCTATGAGCAGTTCAGGATTCAGGTaatatgattttgattgaaCTGAATGAACTTTTTGGTCCttgttgtgatattttgaCACGTCAGTTTTGATTCAGAATGGCGGGAATGTGGTACAATCTAATGGAGCATCTTTAGCACAAGATGATAAACCGTATGGCCTTTATCCCTCCCTTTtgcaaattaataaatgttcACAACGTGCATAGCATGGGCAAGGATTATGGATTTCTCCAAACTAAGGATTCCACCCAATTTCAAACAACCAACCAACTTTCTTCCTTCCGAACGAGGTACTTTGACCATGCAGTCATTCTCTAAAAATTAATCTTCACTTTCAGGCAAAGATCTTTACTTCCTCCTTTTGAGTCAGCAGAAGTGCGTGCTTTGGCGGAGAGTTTATGTAGGTAATAAGGGATAAGCTATTTTCCCATTTGTGTTGCAGGATAACAGTATTAGTCTTAATCATTGATTTTTGGATACTCTCTTGTTATCATTTGCAGAGATATCATCCGTGGTAGTCCAGATATTAAATGGGAATCAATAAAAGGATTAGAGAATGCAAAACGGCTTTTGAAAGAAGCCGTTGTTATGCCTATAAAATATCCACAGTAAATCTTCCTCATTTCTTTGGAATGATTTACGGTTTTTTGAGCTCAATTGAACCTGTACTCATGTTATAGGTACTTTACTGGTCTTCTAACACCGTGGAAAGGAATTCTTCTTTTTGGCCCCCCTGGAACGGGAAAGGTTTGTGCTCTGCTTCAATCATTTCTTCATTCATTGCCTAGtgtcttattttatattgataatattactttattttgtgataaacTATGAGTGGTAAATATGTATCTTAAATCAAATTCCAGACTATGTTGGCAAAAGCTGTGGCAACTGAGTGCAAAACCACATTCTTCAACATTTCCGCATCGTCAATTGTTAGCAAATGGAGGGGTGAGATATTGGGTTTTATAAGTTTTGTGACATTCTTGTATGTTATTTACTTAGCTCACCATACCCATGTTATCGACTGCATTGGGTTGTTGCTATTGTATTATTGTGATTATCTTTAGTTACTTGTTATTTTCCTCTTAACTCTCAGTTGTAATTATGGGTGGATGTTCAGTTGACATTATACCACCTTCTTAGCTAATAGAAAATACACTTCCACGTCTCTCTCTATAAGTAATTTTCATTGAGCTTTGTGGTTTGGTCATTACTCTCTTGTTACAGTAATTTTGCTTCTTCATTGCCATCTTCCagcattttctcaaaattgtAGTACTATGTGTTAGTCTCTGGTTTGGTAGGTCATTCAGTTTTACAAAATCGAAGACCATTTGCTGGCTTTTTACATAAGACAAGCATCACACATGTCTTTGGTGTTCCACTTATGAATCAATATCATGATATAGAAAGCATCTAATTGCAGGTGATTCTGAGAAACTGGTAAAAGTATTGTTTGAGCTTGCTAGGCATCATGCACCATCAACTATTTTCCTGGACGAAATTGATGCAATTATCAGCCAACGAGGTGAAGGACGCAGCGAACATGAAGCAAGCAGGCGTCTGAAGACTGAGCTGCTTATACAGGTGATAACTTGTTGGATAGTTGTTCAATCCAGAACACAAAAAATTGGATCAAACACCATAAGAGGAAGATATCTGTCTGATTTGggaacaaaccaaaaaattcatCTTCTGGATGGGTGAATGTGAACATTAATGTTTTGTTGTTAACTTGTTATAAACTCCCCTGATTAAGATCAAAATCTTGAACCCTTGTAAATTGATAACTCTGCACCATTAAGTTAAGTGAATATTTTCCATATGTACTTTTAGACATGTCTCATCCTAATGAATAATGATTCATATGGTAAAATTAGATAAAGAAGGTAATTTGGCTAAGCTTATTTTAGAGAGCTTATAAGCTCAGCAACTTAAGATTTTTCAAGAGCATAGAAGAGGTAATGTCTCAAGAGTTTATAAGTTGCTAGGGTGTTTGGATAATCGAGCTTATAAGTCGAGAGCAAGTTGtgagttagagagagaatcatagttagaaaaagaaaatgtaagaTGAGTTTGGAAGGtgttgagaaaaaaatttggaaataacaGACATAACAAggctatttttaaattgattgttGCTTATaagattatgaaaaaatagatgGGGTTGAGGAATTCACGTTTTGAGGAGGTTATAAGTTGTTGGAGTTTATTTTTACAGCTTACTAGTCGTTTAAAAGCTTATAGAGTCTTGCGAAGTGTTGGGCAAAATATGATCCTTTACAGCTTAAAGCTATTTTAAGGAGCCTATAATCTTAACCAGGCACCCTCTAATATGCTCTGCCAATGCAGCTATATTTTCCACGGATACTAAAGTACTAATGTTTTT is drawn from Salvia hispanica cultivar TCC Black 2014 chromosome 6, UniMelb_Shisp_WGS_1.0, whole genome shotgun sequence and contains these coding sequences:
- the LOC125195225 gene encoding gibberellin 2-beta-dioxygenase-like — encoded protein: MVDIPVVDLSDAISAKKLIVEACKEFGFFKVINHGISRELVAMLESEAVNFFALPQHEKDRSGPPSPFGYGNTRIGPNGDTGWLEYLLLSAHPKLMFQKPHFSTISEPFWLVMGEYTSAVRQLLMGVLDDICEELGIGTALSRLIGDERSDSCFRVNHYPPCPALNKIGFGEHTDPQIMSVLRSCDAPGFQICLKNGSWASVQSDPNAFYFAVGDTLQVMTNGRFKSVKHRVVTNCIKSRLSMIYFGGPPLTEKIRPICSLMEEGEESMYKKFTWSEYKKSAYKSILGEDRLQRFHKNK
- the LOC125195736 gene encoding katanin p60 ATPase-containing subunit A-like 2 isoform X1; protein product: MADEPMPTRWSFQEFKLFYDSKFGRKRESEQKDATANGQIVPNGDQSNGTTNGSTSVKNTSDLAIYEQFRIQNGGNVVQSNGASLAQDDKPQRSLLPPFESAEVRALAESLCRDIIRGSPDIKWESIKGLENAKRLLKEAVVMPIKYPQYFTGLLTPWKGILLFGPPGTGKTMLAKAVATECKTTFFNISASSIVSKWRGDSEKLVKVLFELARHHAPSTIFLDEIDAIISQRGEGRSEHEASRRLKTELLIQMDGLTKTDELVFVLAATNLPWELDAAMLRRLEKRILVPLPEPEARQAMFEELLPSKYGEELSYDLLVEKTDGYSGSDLRLLCKEAAMQPLRRLMASLEETQAEQGPEDEMPKVGPITQGDIEVALRNTRPSAHLLAHRYEKFNEDYGSQILQ
- the LOC125195736 gene encoding katanin p60 ATPase-containing subunit A-like 2 isoform X2; this encodes MADEPMPTRWSFQFGRKRESEQKDATANGQIVPNGDQSNGTTNGSTSVKNTSDLAIYEQFRIQNGGNVVQSNGASLAQDDKPQRSLLPPFESAEVRALAESLCRDIIRGSPDIKWESIKGLENAKRLLKEAVVMPIKYPQYFTGLLTPWKGILLFGPPGTGKTMLAKAVATECKTTFFNISASSIVSKWRGDSEKLVKVLFELARHHAPSTIFLDEIDAIISQRGEGRSEHEASRRLKTELLIQMDGLTKTDELVFVLAATNLPWELDAAMLRRLEKRILVPLPEPEARQAMFEELLPSKYGEELSYDLLVEKTDGYSGSDLRLLCKEAAMQPLRRLMASLEETQAEQGPEDEMPKVGPITQGDIEVALRNTRPSAHLLAHRYEKFNEDYGSQILQ